A region from the Aegilops tauschii subsp. strangulata cultivar AL8/78 chromosome 5, Aet v6.0, whole genome shotgun sequence genome encodes:
- the LOC109742915 gene encoding uncharacterized protein isoform X2 → MWRRLVPRVDAGDILGGRIDVVESVVASINEARGRSSHLIFSESIDGGSGKEQLRGVDGSEVFGDSNDMAAQNTAIASMGEEGDAEGVVVNNSKGSWTRRVRIGNASEERDANPSRVPALEASMRACADTKTSTVVNPALGTSFDTVEEAYEFYNLYSWETGFGVRAGHCSQTVDKVWMCRVDAGA, encoded by the exons ATGTGGCGCAGATTGGTTCCTAGGGTAGATGCGGGTGATATTTTGGGTGGCAGAATCGATGTTGTGGAGTCTGTGGTTGCTTCAATCAATGAAGCTCGCGGGCGATCCTCTCATCTGATTTTTTCCGAATCCATCGATGGCGGTAGCGGCAAGGAGCAGCTCCGAGGGGTGGACGGGAGTGAGGTCTTTGGTGACTCGAACGATATGGCGGCTCAGAATACGGCCATTGCATCCATGGGAGAGGAGGGGGATGCAGAGGGTGTGGTCGTCAACAACTCAAAAGGCTCCTGGACTCGACG TGTTAGGATTGGCAACGCGTCTGAAGAGAGGGATGCCAACCCAAGCAGAGTCCCTGCCCTTGAGGCTTCAATGCGAGCTTGTGCAGACACCAAGACCAGCACTGTTGTTAATCCGGCGCTCGGAACTAGCTTTGACACAGTTGAAGAAGCATATGAGTTTTACAACCTATACTCCTGGGAGACTGGCTTTGGCGTCAG GGCAGGCCATTGCAGTCAAACAGTCGACAAGGTGTGGATGTGCCGCGTTGATGCAGGTGCTTAG
- the LOC109742915 gene encoding uncharacterized protein isoform X1, producing the protein MWRRLVPRVDAGDILGGRIDVVESVVASINEARGRSSHLIFSESIDGGSGKEQLRGVDGSEVFGDSNDMAAQNTAIASMGEEGDAEGVVVNNSKGSWTRRVRIGNASEERDANPSRVPALEASMRACADTKTSTVVNPALGTSFDTVEEAYEFYNLYSWETGFGVRYAKSRLNVHKNASRSLCAHVRAGHCSQTVDKVWMCRVDAGA; encoded by the exons ATGTGGCGCAGATTGGTTCCTAGGGTAGATGCGGGTGATATTTTGGGTGGCAGAATCGATGTTGTGGAGTCTGTGGTTGCTTCAATCAATGAAGCTCGCGGGCGATCCTCTCATCTGATTTTTTCCGAATCCATCGATGGCGGTAGCGGCAAGGAGCAGCTCCGAGGGGTGGACGGGAGTGAGGTCTTTGGTGACTCGAACGATATGGCGGCTCAGAATACGGCCATTGCATCCATGGGAGAGGAGGGGGATGCAGAGGGTGTGGTCGTCAACAACTCAAAAGGCTCCTGGACTCGACG TGTTAGGATTGGCAACGCGTCTGAAGAGAGGGATGCCAACCCAAGCAGAGTCCCTGCCCTTGAGGCTTCAATGCGAGCTTGTGCAGACACCAAGACCAGCACTGTTGTTAATCCGGCGCTCGGAACTAGCTTTGACACAGTTGAAGAAGCATATGAGTTTTACAACCTATACTCCTGGGAGACTGGCTTTGGCGTCAGGTATGCCAAAAGCAGGCTGAACGTCCATAAAAATGCATCCAGGAGTTTGTGTGCGCATGTGCG GGCAGGCCATTGCAGTCAAACAGTCGACAAGGTGTGGATGTGCCGCGTTGATGCAGGTGCTTAG